The following coding sequences lie in one Thermoanaerobaculia bacterium genomic window:
- a CDS encoding YdbH domain-containing protein, which translates to MISVEPEQPKRKRRIRPRWMFWAFLLGVCAYLAVRMFLFSFLEDQIRRKAQESGIEIHSLSIVQLTPWQMLLRNVKIGPSGELHLPVVSIGYSPKGILTGTLKNITIIGPVMTAQVQDEAVYIPGLPLIKRTGSTGFGNLADLFHRIPMISVQSGTLHLQVEDTHFSLPFDLFLEYPETNTLAIHGSLHLPDSRAALSGTIDPSTGSGELNVQGTHIPLESVSPVLNPDIDLEIRGRLDFSANLRMETWLLTGGSFQGSIPDLWIQQGDRFLQTTMALSGNLEKRLIPSSILADGKIQNLQVPGFVIQAPISFTARGNLNGTLALSLSSVHIHSPLSARVLAPRAEVRFHEDRTEFTLDCKVNIDKGPLELSDLHILPPISTNLSMKGTMGPDHLQWDWNFDLDQPLQLTNGSRYFRAKRVQVTMKGAGESNTLNAQFNADLYNLEMGDRSFQGDISHLNLKGKARGSVPDSPDVEAVLTAPGAVVTIGNRRVEARNREMVLTLNLKHSANPAVSTMNFVSRDLDILSGEDHFTADSLIVTAEGKGKAVFPSSYLGRILLDNGQLNSSSGNLQARGISFDLPVSSHSLDTGGSLHADSVSLEGISMEDVAGTASIEGTSLAFTAEARLPVKKLHLRGEGLADLSDLRPNINARFEIPETNLSVPTPLGALTPMAKGMNGQGTISLSGTLMSRNTGAIQSRATLTLTDFRVDQADVKMTLSGVNTVIEFSDFLSFTTLPSQKLTFSSLTRGSVTATDGKIMYALSGQDSIFVEKAYLRFCGGSIRTDAFRLAPDLSEKRILAFLDRVELTGLINLAMGKLLATGEGTVSGMIPVTLTKRGLSIEDAYLYSVPGQRGIIRIPEGGQLVGDVVLAEEAIKDFGYDWARITLNSLGDRLTMKVELDGKPNQKLPLKLDPKSKELVRDPSGERAVELQGLSLDLNFVDIDVNELLREKGLMDRQSSSR; encoded by the coding sequence ATGATTTCCGTGGAACCGGAACAACCGAAGAGAAAAAGACGAATTCGCCCGAGATGGATGTTCTGGGCGTTCCTGCTGGGCGTCTGTGCCTATCTTGCAGTCCGCATGTTCCTCTTTTCATTCCTGGAGGATCAGATTCGAAGGAAGGCACAGGAATCAGGGATTGAGATCCACAGCCTCTCCATTGTCCAGCTCACGCCCTGGCAGATGCTCCTTCGTAATGTGAAAATCGGGCCTTCCGGTGAACTTCACCTCCCCGTTGTATCGATCGGCTATTCTCCAAAGGGGATTCTTACGGGAACACTGAAAAACATCACGATCATCGGCCCTGTGATGACGGCACAGGTACAGGACGAAGCCGTATACATTCCCGGACTCCCGCTCATCAAGCGGACCGGTTCGACAGGATTCGGAAACCTGGCCGACCTCTTTCACCGCATCCCGATGATTTCGGTTCAGTCGGGAACCCTTCACCTCCAGGTTGAAGATACCCATTTTTCTCTTCCCTTCGATCTGTTCCTGGAATATCCGGAAACCAACACGCTGGCAATTCATGGAAGCCTTCACCTTCCAGACAGCCGGGCGGCCCTTTCAGGAACGATCGATCCCTCAACGGGTTCTGGTGAGCTGAACGTACAGGGGACACATATACCCCTGGAAAGCGTTTCCCCGGTATTGAATCCGGACATAGACCTGGAGATCCGAGGCAGGCTGGATTTCTCCGCCAATCTGAGAATGGAGACCTGGCTCTTGACCGGCGGATCCTTCCAGGGATCCATCCCCGATCTCTGGATTCAACAGGGTGATCGATTCCTGCAGACTACGATGGCCCTTTCGGGGAACCTGGAAAAGAGGCTGATACCCTCGTCAATTCTCGCGGACGGGAAGATTCAGAATCTGCAGGTTCCGGGATTTGTAATCCAGGCACCCATTTCCTTCACGGCAAGGGGGAACCTGAACGGCACCCTGGCTCTATCGCTATCGTCCGTTCACATTCACTCACCTCTTTCCGCTCGCGTACTGGCACCCCGGGCAGAGGTTCGTTTCCATGAAGATAGAACAGAATTCACCCTGGATTGTAAAGTCAACATCGATAAGGGTCCACTGGAGCTGTCCGATCTTCACATCCTCCCGCCGATCTCGACGAACCTGTCAATGAAGGGAACCATGGGACCGGACCACCTGCAATGGGATTGGAACTTTGATCTGGATCAGCCGCTTCAGCTGACCAATGGGAGCCGATATTTCAGGGCAAAAAGGGTTCAGGTCACCATGAAAGGGGCCGGTGAGAGCAACACTCTCAACGCTCAATTCAATGCGGATCTCTACAATCTGGAGATGGGGGATCGATCATTCCAGGGTGATATTTCCCACCTCAATCTGAAGGGGAAAGCCCGTGGATCCGTACCAGACAGCCCGGATGTGGAAGCTGTCCTCACAGCACCGGGAGCCGTTGTTACCATAGGGAACCGAAGGGTGGAAGCCCGAAACCGGGAAATGGTTTTGACGTTGAATCTTAAACATTCTGCAAACCCTGCCGTGTCGACCATGAACTTCGTCTCACGGGATCTGGATATACTCAGCGGGGAAGACCACTTTACCGCAGACAGCCTGATCGTAACGGCGGAAGGAAAGGGCAAAGCGGTTTTTCCATCTTCATACCTCGGCAGGATTCTGCTGGACAACGGTCAGTTGAATTCGAGTTCCGGAAACCTGCAGGCCAGAGGAATCTCCTTCGACCTTCCGGTTTCCTCGCATTCCCTGGACACCGGGGGCAGCCTTCATGCCGACTCTGTCAGTCTTGAGGGAATCAGCATGGAAGATGTGGCAGGTACCGCTTCCATCGAAGGTACCTCACTGGCTTTTACCGCAGAAGCGCGTCTTCCTGTAAAGAAGCTCCATCTTCGCGGAGAGGGCCTCGCGGATCTGTCAGATCTTCGACCCAACATCAACGCCCGATTTGAAATCCCGGAAACCAATCTCTCCGTTCCGACTCCTCTGGGAGCCCTGACTCCCATGGCCAAAGGGATGAACGGTCAGGGAACGATTAGCCTCTCCGGAACTCTGATGAGCCGGAATACTGGAGCCATTCAGAGCCGGGCCACACTGACACTCACCGATTTCAGAGTGGATCAGGCGGACGTAAAAATGACCCTCTCCGGTGTCAATACGGTGATTGAATTCTCCGACTTTCTTTCTTTCACCACCCTTCCCTCTCAGAAACTCACCTTTTCCAGCCTGACCCGGGGATCTGTCACGGCAACGGATGGAAAGATTATGTATGCTCTTTCAGGTCAGGATTCGATCTTCGTAGAAAAGGCCTATCTTCGCTTCTGCGGCGGCTCGATCCGCACCGATGCCTTCCGGTTGGCTCCGGATCTGTCCGAAAAACGGATCCTGGCCTTCCTGGACCGTGTGGAGCTTACAGGGCTCATCAACCTTGCCATGGGAAAATTGCTGGCCACGGGAGAGGGTACGGTAAGCGGAATGATTCCGGTAACTTTGACAAAACGGGGCCTGTCCATTGAGGATGCGTACCTCTATTCGGTCCCCGGACAGCGGGGCATAATCCGCATTCCGGAGGGGGGACAGCTGGTGGGCGATGTCGTGCTGGCGGAAGAGGCCATCAAGGACTTTGGATATGACTGGGCTCGAATCACCCTGAACTCCCTGGGGGATCGTCTCACTATGAAGGTGGAGCTGGACGGAAAACCCAACCAGAAGCTCCCCCTGAAGCTGGACCCGAAGTCAAAGGAGCTGGTACGGGATCCTTCCGGTGAACGGGCCGTGGAGCTTCAGGGCCTCTCCCTGGATCTGAATTTCGTGGACATCGACGTCAATGAACTTCTTCGGGAAAAGGGATTGATGGACCGTCAGTCCTCTTCGCGATAG
- a CDS encoding SH3 domain-containing protein, with translation MNPEVIRAHPGPEEPPLHFREGEEVLVSEASPIWPGWVRCTGLSGREAWVPERWMKIRGNTGILLRDYDSTELKVSPGDRLILLERESGWALCKTDSGEKGWVPEDIFQPQ, from the coding sequence GTGAACCCTGAGGTAATCCGGGCTCACCCGGGCCCGGAGGAACCTCCCCTCCATTTCAGGGAAGGTGAAGAAGTATTGGTGAGTGAAGCATCCCCGATCTGGCCGGGATGGGTCCGTTGTACCGGCCTCTCCGGCCGGGAAGCCTGGGTACCGGAACGCTGGATGAAAATTCGGGGAAATACGGGGATCCTCCTCCGTGATTATGACTCCACGGAGTTGAAAGTGTCACCGGGGGACAGGTTGATTCTATTGGAACGTGAGAGCGGATGGGCGCTATGCAAAACCGATTCAGGCGAGAAGGGCTGGGTGCCGGAAGACATTTTCCAGCCGCAATAA
- a CDS encoding CocE/NonD family hydrolase, translating to MRRWILSITAFLFVAGLYAADTNALPAPISGFADEGTFALFKNEARIGTITYKLAENGQYNRRFVLSMAGQEVTFDFEVTPDDKGYWKDMLIVAPTDSVTVTRKGMKAEYKVLSKDTSVSADLTPGHILYDNYGPAFESLMIRAYDKKKGGEQTFSRFLVPSMCMDVTLERKDNVTRKVAGEDISFEIYHLTIAGIGVDIWTDPDGRIYLMDVPVQYAAFVREGYEDLLKKEAETGESVLSKADYTFRRETVMVPMRDGIKLATDLYIPEGDGTQWPVILIRTPYKKDMQELDGDFWARRGYATAIQDCRGRFGSEGIWEPFIHEAEDGYDAVEWLAAQPWSTGKVGMIGGSYVGWVQLWAASLKPEHLTTIIPNVAPPDPFYNIPYEYGTFFILGSIWWAEILETEATADLSGKIISRISDRKYEEILKKLPVVDLDVDIFGKANPYWRKWIQHNTNDGYWEKANFMEKLKDLEIPVFLQSGWFDGDGIGSKLNYLALKESKSPCIKLVLGPWGHTAQSSSRLGDYEFGDSAAMDLQTLYIRWFDRWLKGVENGIDTEPKVQMFAMFSNQWVTGDTYPLEETTMTKLYLSSRNGANTSRGDGRLVLNQDIRGKEYDSYTYNPKDPTPWPEFYYKSKEDIEEEKKGTLDVEERKARAKAFHNKVTDSRKDILVYQTEPLKKPLTVVGPMSAVLYASSTAVDTDWFVTIIDVNEEGEILELARGTLRARFRNSTGKAEFLEKKKIYPFTIDLWQTGITFEKGHRIRVEVSSALFPAFSRNLNTGGHNEMDTDMVKARQRIYHSSEYPSHVLLPVVELDLPESDEPAESETSEP from the coding sequence ATGAGACGATGGATCCTGTCTATCACTGCTTTTCTCTTTGTGGCAGGGCTGTATGCGGCGGACACCAATGCTCTGCCCGCCCCGATTTCCGGCTTCGCGGATGAAGGAACGTTCGCACTCTTTAAGAACGAAGCCAGGATCGGAACCATTACCTACAAGCTTGCTGAAAACGGTCAGTATAACCGCCGGTTTGTTCTTTCCATGGCCGGTCAGGAGGTTACCTTTGATTTCGAAGTGACTCCCGATGACAAAGGCTACTGGAAAGACATGCTGATTGTGGCTCCGACCGACAGCGTAACCGTGACACGGAAGGGTATGAAAGCCGAGTACAAGGTGTTAAGTAAGGACACGTCGGTAAGCGCGGATCTTACGCCCGGACACATTCTCTATGACAATTACGGCCCTGCCTTTGAAAGCCTGATGATCCGGGCGTACGATAAGAAGAAGGGCGGAGAACAGACCTTTTCCCGATTTCTGGTTCCATCCATGTGCATGGATGTCACTCTGGAGCGGAAGGACAACGTCACCCGGAAGGTCGCCGGTGAAGACATAAGCTTCGAAATCTACCATCTGACCATTGCCGGTATCGGCGTGGACATCTGGACCGACCCGGATGGCCGTATCTATCTGATGGACGTACCCGTCCAGTATGCCGCCTTTGTCCGGGAAGGGTACGAAGATCTGCTGAAAAAGGAAGCGGAGACGGGGGAGTCCGTCTTGTCCAAAGCGGACTACACGTTCCGGCGGGAAACCGTGATGGTGCCCATGAGGGACGGGATCAAGCTGGCAACCGATCTGTACATACCCGAGGGTGACGGCACACAATGGCCCGTGATACTGATCCGGACCCCCTATAAGAAGGACATGCAGGAGCTCGACGGCGACTTCTGGGCTCGACGTGGCTATGCAACCGCCATTCAGGACTGCAGGGGACGATTCGGGTCCGAAGGGATCTGGGAACCCTTTATCCATGAGGCGGAAGACGGCTACGATGCTGTCGAATGGCTGGCTGCCCAACCCTGGTCCACAGGAAAGGTGGGCATGATCGGAGGATCCTACGTCGGATGGGTTCAGCTCTGGGCCGCTTCCCTGAAGCCGGAGCATCTCACCACGATCATCCCCAATGTCGCACCACCCGATCCCTTTTATAACATTCCCTATGAGTATGGTACGTTCTTTATTCTCGGATCCATCTGGTGGGCCGAAATCCTGGAAACTGAAGCAACGGCCGACCTCTCCGGAAAAATCATCTCCCGGATCTCCGATCGAAAATACGAAGAGATCCTGAAAAAACTTCCTGTGGTCGATCTGGATGTGGATATCTTCGGAAAGGCCAATCCGTACTGGAGGAAGTGGATTCAGCACAACACGAATGATGGCTACTGGGAGAAAGCCAACTTTATGGAGAAGCTGAAGGACCTGGAAATTCCGGTCTTTCTTCAATCAGGATGGTTTGATGGAGACGGAATTGGTAGCAAGTTGAACTATCTGGCACTGAAAGAGTCAAAGAGTCCCTGCATCAAGCTGGTCCTGGGGCCCTGGGGCCATACGGCTCAATCTTCCTCCCGGCTCGGTGATTACGAATTCGGCGATTCTGCTGCGATGGATCTTCAAACCCTCTACATCCGCTGGTTTGACCGCTGGCTCAAGGGTGTGGAAAACGGAATCGATACGGAGCCGAAGGTGCAGATGTTCGCCATGTTTTCCAACCAGTGGGTCACCGGCGACACTTACCCCCTCGAAGAAACCACGATGACAAAGCTTTATCTGTCCAGCCGCAACGGGGCCAATACATCCAGGGGAGACGGTCGGCTGGTACTGAACCAGGATATCCGGGGAAAGGAATACGATTCCTATACCTATAACCCCAAAGATCCTACACCGTGGCCCGAATTCTATTACAAGAGCAAGGAAGATATCGAAGAGGAAAAGAAGGGCACCTTGGATGTAGAAGAGCGAAAGGCGCGGGCCAAGGCGTTTCACAATAAGGTTACCGATTCCCGGAAGGACATCCTGGTGTACCAGACCGAGCCTCTGAAGAAACCGTTGACGGTAGTGGGGCCCATGTCCGCCGTTCTCTATGCCTCTTCCACAGCTGTCGATACGGACTGGTTTGTGACGATCATCGACGTGAACGAGGAAGGTGAGATTCTCGAACTGGCCCGGGGAACGCTCCGTGCCCGGTTCAGAAACTCGACAGGGAAAGCCGAATTTCTGGAAAAGAAGAAGATCTATCCCTTTACCATTGACCTCTGGCAGACGGGAATTACCTTTGAAAAGGGCCATCGGATCAGGGTGGAAGTCTCCTCCGCTCTCTTCCCGGCCTTTTCCCGCAATTTGAATACGGGCGGCCACAACGAGATGGACACGGATATGGTGAAGGCCAGGCAGAGGATCTATCACAGCAGTGAATATCCTTCCCACGTTCTTCTTCCGGTTGTCGAGCTTGACCTTCCGGAATCGGACGAGCCTGCGGAAAGCGAAACGAGTGAACCCTGA